From a region of the Lactuca sativa cultivar Salinas chromosome 4, Lsat_Salinas_v11, whole genome shotgun sequence genome:
- the LOC111907420 gene encoding receptor-like protein kinase, whose amino-acid sequence MKIKVDLIYLSMVACFLPPPPFYSVSGLSSDGQTLLSLSRHWISIPPPLVSTWNASDANPCSWVGVLCDRNKLVISLDLSKSQISGELGPEISRLTQLKYLNLSFNHLSGQIPSSISNCSRLQQLDLSLNDLTGKIPDSFGNLRLKSLILSNNSLNGSIPESIFHISGLEALLLSSNQLTGLIPSNLGNATMLNKLCLDDNHFTGSLPDSLNDLANLVYLDVHKAGVEGRIPLGSNGCKDLIYLDLSFNSFTRLPPELGNCSNLEQFAVVKCRLTGEIPSSFGQLTKLTLLYLSINELSGKIPTELANCSSLSDLQLDQNQLEGGIPSELGILKLKSLFLFTNRLTGEVPMSIWKIETLEHLLIYENRLFGELPIEVAQMKQMKEFTLFTNHFSGVIPQSLGMNSDLVILDFLDNSFTGPIPPNLCFRKKLERLVLGFNNFEGGIPSDLGNCPNLLRLRLENSNLTGVLPEFVNNPTLDYMNLENNNFTGEISASIGNLTNVSQIILSMNRFSGVLPKELGNLVHLQALNLSHNAFEGPLPSQLTNCRKMLEFDASDNQFNGSIPSAFQSMSGLMRLYLSDNQFSGNIPDFISEFQALIDLQLDGNSLDGTIPSSIVELKSLDTLNISRNHLTGDLPSGFSKMVMLQHIDFSHNHLTGSLSSLAELRVLTGLNISYNLFTGQIPPPLMKFLNSSLDSFLGNPDLCVDCGSNCDPFRNFKLCPGSSNKKKGLSKFHTAMVALATSACLFAVVLGVGFMLQCRQREKHDIEEVYPDKEDDDVLFQRVMQATEDLNDKYIIGRGAHGTVYKASLGQNGVFAVKKLMFGASKEGSTSMVREIETVGKVRHRNLVRLEDFWMRKNYGLILYRYMHNGSLHDILHEMHPPPLLDWSIRCNIALGTAHGLAYLHFDCDPAIVHRDIKPMNILLDDELEPHISDFGIAKLLDQSSPALMSGILRGTIGYIAPENAFTNTKSMESDVYSYGVVLLELITRKKAVDDSFADGLDIVRWVRSVWSEKVELEVVVDSGLYDDLYDSFVREQVTEVLQLALRCTETEPNRRPSMREVVKQLEDVYGSLRSKLK is encoded by the exons ATGAAGATCAAGGTTGATTTAATTTACTTGTCAATGGTAGCTTGTTTCCTTCCTCCTCCTCCATTCTATTCTGTATCTGGTTTGAGCTCCGATGGTCAAACGTTACTATCACTCTCACGCCATTGGATTTCTATACCCCCACCACTCGTGTCAACCTGGAATGCTTCTGATGCAAATCCTTGTTCGTGGGTTGGTGTTCTTTGTGATCGGAACAAGCTGGTAATCTCTTTAGACTTATCAAAATCCCAAATTTCCGGTGAATTAGGGCCGGAAATCTCCCGGTTAACCCAACTGAAATATTTGAATTTGAGTTTTAACCATCTCTCCGGTCAAATTCCTTCATCGATAAGCAATTGCAGTCGTCTTCAACAGTTGGACCTGTCGCTCAACGACCTTACTGGTAAGATACCAGACAGCTTCGGTAACTTACGTTTGAAATCGTTGATTCTTTCTAACAATTCACTCAATGGGTCCATACCGGAATCCATCTTCCACATTTCCGGTTTGGAGGCGCTTCTCCTCAGCTCCAACCAGCTGACCGGTTTGATTCCGTCGAACTTGGGAAATGCAACCATGCTCAACAAATTATGCCTTGACGATAATCACTTCACTGGGTCTTTGCCTGATAGCTTAAATGATCTTGCTAACCTCGTTTATTTAGATGTTCATAAAGCTGGTGTAGAAGGTAGAATTCCTTTGGGTTCCAATGGTTGCAAAGATTTGATCTATTTAGATTTGTCTTTCAACAGCTTCACCCGTCTTCCACCTGAGTTGGGAAACTGTAGCAACCTGGAACAATTCGCAGTTGTGAAATGCCGGTTAACCGGTGAAATTCCCTCTTCTTTTGGTCAACTCACCAAATTGACTCTCCTTTACCTATCTATCAATGAATTGTCAGGAAAGATTCCAACTGAGCTTGCCAATTGCTCATCGTTGTCTGATCTTCAACTGGATCAAAATCAACTCGAGGGTGGTATTCCGAGTGAGCTTGGTATACTGAAGCTGAAATCCCTTTTTTTGTTTACAAATCGTTTAACAGGTGAGGTTCCAATGAGTATTTggaaaatcgaaaccctagaacaCCTTCTTATCTATGAAAATCGTCTTTTTGGTGAACTACCCATTGAAGTCGCCCAGATGAAGCAAATGAAAGAGTTTACTCTGTTTACTAATCATTTCTCGGGTGTCATACCTCAAAGTTTAGGAATGAACAGCGATCTTGTCATACTTGATTTCCTCGACAACTCCTTCACTGGACCAATCCCACCTAATCTTTGCTTCAGAAAGAAACTTGAGCGACTGGTTTTAGGGTTCAATAATTTTGAAGGTGGTATCCCTTCCGACCTTGGAAACTGTCCAAATCTTCTACGATTGAGATTAGAGAACAGTAATCTCACCGGAGTTCTTCCAGAATTTGTGAATAATCCAACCCTAGATTACATGAaccttgaaaacaacaatttcaccgGTGAAATCTCAGCTAGCATCGGTAATCTTACCAATGTATCACAAATTATCCTCTCCATGAATAGGTTTTCAGGTGTTTTACCTAAGGAGCTTGGAAATCTCGTTCATCTTCAAGCTCTGAACCTTTCCCACAATGCATTCGAAGGTCCTTTACCATCTCAACTAACAAATTGCAGGAAAATGTTGGAATTTGATGCAAGTGATAACCAGTTCAATGGCTCAATTCCATCTGCTTTTCAGAGCATGTCAGGGCTAATGAGACTGTATTTAAGTGACAATCAATTTTCCGGGAACATCCCTGATTTCATATCTGAATTCCAGGCTCTGATAGATCTTCAACTTGATGGAAACTCATTAGATGGAACAATACCTTCTTCAATAGTAGAGCTCAAGTCACTCGACACATTAAACATCAGCAGAAACCATCTCACAGGTGATCTTCCCTCAGGTTTCTCAAAAATGGTGATGTTACAGCACATAGATTTTTCCCACAACCATTTAACCGGATCTTTATCATCACTAGCCGAGCTTCGTGTGTTAACTGGCCTCAACATTTCATACAATCTCTTCACAGGTCAAATACCACCACCATTGATGAAATTTCTCAATTCCTCTTTGGATTCCTTCTTAGGGAATCCAGATCTTTGTGTCGATTGTGGCTCAAACTGTGATCCTTTCAGAAACTTCAAGCTGTGTCCTGGTTCTTCAAACAAAAAGAAAGGTCTTAGCAAGTTCCATACTGCAATGGTGGCCCTTGCAACATCTGCATGTCTGTTTGCAGTAGTTCTTGGAGTTGGTTTCATGCTTCAATGTCGACAAAGAGAAAAACACGATATAGAAGAGGTGTATCCTGAtaaagaagatgatgatgttcTTTTTCAAAGAGTAATGCAAGCTACTGAAGACTTGAATGATAAGTACATAATCGGGAGAGGAGCCCATGGAACTGTTTACAAAGCTTCACTAGGTCAAAACGGGGTTTTTGCAGTAAAGAAGCTTATGTTTGGAGCTAGTAAAGAAGGAAGCACAAGCATGGTTAGAGAGATTGAAACAGTTGGGAAAGTCAGACACAGGAATCTTGTGAGATTGGAAGATTTTTGGATGAGAAAGAACTACGGGTTGATTTTATACAGGTATATGCATAATGGTAGTCTTCATGATATACTACACGAGATGcatccacctccattgttggatTGGAGCATTCGTTGTAACATAGCTCTTGGCACTGCTCATGGTTTAGCATATCTCCATTTTGACTGTGATCCTGCTATCGTGCACCGAGATATTAAGCCCATGAACATTCTTTTAGATGATGAATTGGAGCCTCACATCTCAGATTTTGGAATTGCCAAGCTTCTCGATCAATCCTCTCCAGCATTAATGAGTGGCATACTCCGTGGCACAATCGGATACATTGCTCCAg AAAATGCGTTTACAAACACGAAAAGCATGGAGTCTGATGTGTACAGTTATGGTGTTGTGTTACTGGAGTTGATAACGAGGAAGAAAGCGGTTGATGATTCGTTTGCGGATGGGTTGGATATTGTGAGGTGGGTGAGGTCTGTTTGGAGCGAAAAGGTGGAATTGGAGGTGGTTGTGGATTCAGGGCTTTATGATGATCTGTATGATTCTTTTGTAAGGGAACAAGTGACTGAAGTGCTTCAGCTTGCTTTGAGGTGTACAGAAACCGAACCAAACAGAAGACCTTCGATGAGAGAGGTAGTCAAGCAGCTTGAAGATGTGTACGGATCTCTCAGAAGCAAGCTTAAGTAG
- the LOC111907421 gene encoding ATP synthase subunit epsilon, mitochondrial: MASTAAVPFWRSAGMTYISYSNICASLVRNCLKEPYKAEAIGREKVHFSVSKWADGKPEKPTIRSSNPSEV; encoded by the exons ATGGCTTCCACCGCTGCCGTGCCGTTTTGGAGATCTGCAGGGATGACCTACATATCATACTCCAACATCTGTGCCAGCCTAGTCAGGAACTGTCTCAAAGAACCCTACAAGGCCGAAGCTATCGGTCGGGAGAAGGTCCATTTTTCCGTTTCCAAGTGGGCTGACGGAAAGCCTGAGAAACCTA CCATTCGCAGCAGCAATCCTTCTGAAGTATGA
- the LOC122197359 gene encoding receptor-like protein kinase, producing MESDVYSYGVVLLELRTRKKAVDDSFADGLDIVRWVKSVWSEKVQLEVVMDPGLYDDLYDSFVREQVTEVLQLALRCTETEPNRRPSMREVVKDLEDVYGSLRSKLK from the coding sequence ATGGAGTCTGATGTATACAGTTATGGTGTTGTGTTACTGGAGTTGAGAACGAGGAAGAAAGCGGTTGATGATTCGTTTGCGGATGGGTTGGATATTGTGAGGTGGGTGAAGTCTGTTTGGAGTGAAAAGGTGCAGTTGGAGGTGGTTATGGATCCAGGGCTTTATGATGATCTGTATGATTCTTTTGTAAGGGAACAAGTGACTGAAGTGCTTCAGCTTGCTTTGAGGTGTACAGAAACGGAACCAAACAGAAGACCTTCAATGAGAGAGGTAGTCAAGGATCTTGAAGATGTGTACGGATCTCTCAGAAGCAAGCTTAAGTAG
- the LOC111907419 gene encoding receptor-like protein kinase, which yields MTFSIMFFLFLFGLVYLSPSSLVSGINSDGLHLLSLMTHWTSIPPSVSSTWNASHPTPCSWVGVHCDITTNHVDALNLSSYLISGQIAPQIGYLNRLRSIDLSYNNLSGSLPSQLRNCTLLHHLDLSYNAISGRIPESLGNLISLKQLSFYSNKLTGSIPSQIGNCTRLEELDMSLNHLTGRIPESLWNLRNLKFLSLYDNSLTGSIPQFSFRNPQLETLYLSFNQLSGPIPFNIGNLSKLLDLELNDNGISGSIPSSIGNCSSLETLMLGNNQLTGTFPVTLNDLPNLTTFDVHNNSLEGSIIRFNGGNCKELVYLDLSFNNFHGVLPHELGNCSSLNQLAAVSCGLSGLIPSSLGQLTSLTTLHLSINRFSGKIPPELGNCNSLVDLELHANLLEGNIPNEIGMLSQLQILQLFNNHLTGEIPVEIWKIKGLKKLNIYNNNLSGELPGVLAEMKELTEITLYNNRFSGVIPQGLGINSRLMIIDFTNNSFTGKIPPNICFRKNLQRLLLGFNNLEGSVPRDIGSCSSLSRLILQHNNLTGVLPEFVENHNMLYMNLKKNGFNGEIPVTFGKLTNITEIDVSMNKLHGQIPFELGNLVELQVLNFSYNGLEGHLPSQLSNCSRLLEFDASHNSITGSIPESFRKLTRLSTLSLKENRFSGEIPHFISQLQNLISLDLGGNSFSGSIPSSIVELHSLSSLNLSRNRLTGDIPSDFGKMVMLEYFDVSFNNLTGDLASLSDTHGLVGLNVSFNHFTGPIPAILLSSSNISNSSFIGNPGLCGNFKPCVALQSNKKHLSKQQYVMIAIGICLSVAAVLLVLYLVLFLHRKQKQDIEMLGEGGVSTLMIKVLEATENLNDKYIIGRGAHGIVYKASLGHDKVYAVKKLAFGRTKGGHTSMIREVETVGKVRHRNLVTIEDFLIKKEYGLILYKYMKNGSLHDVLHERRSLSLDWSIRYKIALGTAQALSYLHFDCDPAIVHRDIKPMNILLDADMDPHLSDFGIAKLLDHSTASPPTTLLMGTLGYIAPENAFTSSKSMESDVYSYGVVLLELITRQKVLDPLLMERTGNMDLVSWVRSTWRDTEELEKIVDDEVLDEIDDTMIREQVENVLLVALRCTKWEATRRPSMREVVKCLEDTKSSFKSIG from the exons ATGACTTTTTCGATTATGTTTTTCTTGTTTCTGTTTGGGTTGGTTTATCTTTCTCCATCATCACTTGTTTCCGGAATAAACTCCGATGGGTTACACTTATTATCACTCATGACTCACTGGACGTCAATACCTCCATCCGTTTCTTCTACCTGGAATGCTTCACACCCAACACCTTGTTCATGGGTTGGAGTTCATTGCGACATTACCACCAATCATGTCGATGCTCTCAATCTATCCAGTTACCTCATATCTGGCCAAATAGCCCCACAAATCGGTTACTTGAACCGCCTTAGATCGATTGACTTGAGCTATAACAATCTATCTGGTTCACTTCCTTCACAACTCCGTAATTGCACCCTTCTTCATCATTTAGATCTTTCCTACAACGCCATTTCCGGAAGAATACCAGAGAGTTTAGGGAACTTGATTTCTTTAAAGCAGTTGAGTTTTTATAGCAATAAGCTCACTGGTTCTATCCCTTCGCAAATCGGGAACTGTACACGTCTTGAAGAACTGGATATGTCCTTAAACCACCTCACAGGGAGAATACCAGAAAGCCTGTGGAATCTGCGAAACTTGAAATTCTTGAGTCTGTACGACAATTCTCTTACTGGATCTATACCCCAATTTTCATTTCGCAATCCCCAATTGGAAACACTTTATCTCAGTTTTAACCAGCTTAGTGGTCCGATTCCGTTCAACATAGGTAACCTGAGCAAGCTATTAGACTTGGAGTTGAACGACAATGGAATCTCGGGTTCCATTCCTTCATCCATTGGGAATTGCAGTAGCTTGGAGACACTCATGCTTGGTAACAACCAGTTGACTGGTACGTTCCCTGTTACCCTAaatgatcttcccaaccttactACCTTTGATGTTCATAACAACAGTCTAGAGGGTAGCATCATTCGTTTTAATGGTGGCAATTGTAAGGAATTGGTGTATTTGGATCTTTCTTTCAACAATTTCCATGGCGTTCTTCCTCATGAACTGGGAAATTGTAGTAGCTTAAACCAGCTTGCTGCTGTTAGCTGTGGCTTAAGTGGTCTCATTCCTTCTTCTCTTGGTCAACTCACTTCATTGACCACCCTCCATCTTTCCATTAATCGTTTCTCAGGAAAGATTCCACCTGAGCTCGGGAATTGTAATTCCTTGGTTGATCTGGAACTCCATGCTAATCTACTCGAGGGAAATATCCCAAATGAAATCGGGATGTTAAGTCAATTGCAAATACTTCAGTTATTCAATAACCATTTGACAGGAGAGATCCCTGTGGAGATTTGGAAGATTAAAGGCCTCAAGAAGCTTAACATTTACAACAATAATCTTTCTGGGGAACTACCTGGTGTTCTTGCTGAAATGAAAGAATTAACAGAGATTACATTGTACAACAATCGTTTCTCTGGAGTTATACCTCAGGGGTTGGGAATCAATAGCAGATTGATGATAATCGATTTCACAAATAACTCATTCACAGGAAAGATTCCACCAAACATATGCTTCCGGAAGAATCTACAAAGGCTGCTTTTGGGTTTTAATAATCTTGAAGGCAGTGTACCTCGTGACATTGGAAGCTGTTCTAGTCTTTCAAGATTAATCTTGCAACATAATAACCTCACGGGCGTCCTTCCAGAATTTGTTGAGAATCATAACATGTTGTACATGAACCTTAAGAAAAATGGCTTCAATGGTGAAATTCCTGTTACCTTTGGGAAGCTTACCAATATCACAGAGATTGATGTTTCCATGAATAAACTCCATGGCCAGATACCCTTTGAGCTTGGAAACCTTGTGGAGCTTCAAGTTTTGAATTTTTCCTACAATGGGTTAGAAGGTCATTTACCATCTCAACTCTCCAATTGTAGCAGGTTGCTGGAATTCGATGCAAGTCATAACTCGATAACTGGCTCGATCCCTGAGAGCTTTAGAAAGTTGACTCGTTTGTCAACTTTAAGTCTAAAAGAGAATCGTTTTTCAGGGGAAATCCCACATTTCATATCTCAACTCCAAAATCTAATAAGCCTTGATTTAGGTGGGAATTCATTCAGTGGAAGCATTCCTTCATCAATAGTAGAGCTCCATAGTTTAAGTAGCTTGAATCTCAGCAGAAACAGATTAACAGGTGATATTCCTTCTGATTTTGGGAAGATGGTAATGCTAGAGTACTTCGATGTTTCATTCAACAATCTAACTGGGGATTTAGCATCACTAAGTGACACCCATGGACTGGTTGGCTTGAATGTCTCTTTTAATCACTTCACAGGGCCAATTCCAGCAATCTTGTTGTCATCTTCCAACATATCCAACTCATCATTCATAGGAAATCCAGGTCTTTGTGGCAATTTCAAACCTTGTGTTGCTCTTCAATCAAACAAGAAACACCTGAGCAAACAGCAATATGTAATGATAGCCATTGGAATATGTCTGTCTGTAGCTGCTGTTCTCCTTGTACTTTATCTGGTGCTTTTTCTTCACAGAAAACAAAAACAAGACATCGAGATGCTTGGTGAAGGGGGTGTTTCCACTTTGATGATAAAAGTTCTGGAAGCTACTGAGAACTTGAATGATAAGTATATAATTGGGAGAGGAGCCCATGGAATAGTGTACAAGGCTTCTTTAGGTCATGATAAGGTGTATGCTGTAAAAAAGCTTGCTTTTGGAAGAACAAAAGGAGGACATACAAGTATGATACGTGAAGTGGAAACAGTTGGAAAAGTGAGGCATAGAAATCTTGTGACAATTGAAGATTTCTTGATAAAAAAAGAATACGGTTTGATTCTTTACAAGTATATGAAAAATGGAAGCCTTCATGATGTTCTACACGAGAGAAGAAGTTTAAGCTTAGATTGGAGTATTCGATACAAGATAGCATTAGGAACAGCTCAGGCGTTGTCATATCTTCATTTTGACTGTGATCCTGCTATCGTGCACCGGGATATTAAGCCTATGAATATTCTTTTAGATGCTGACATGGACCCTCATCTCTCGGATTTTGGCATTGCTAAGCTTCTTGATCACTCTACTGCTTCACCACCAACCACTTTACTTATGGGGACACTAGGATACATTGCTCCAG AAAATGCGTTTACAAGCTCAAAAAGCATGGAGTCTGATGTGTATAGTTATGGGGTTGTGTTGTTGGAGCTCATAACTAGACAGAAGGTTCTTGATCCTTTGTTAATGGAGAGAACAGGAAACATGGACTTGGTGTCATGGGTTAGGTCAACATGGAGGGACACAGAGGAGCTTGAAAAGATTGTAGATGATGAGGTTTTAGATGAAATTGATGATACAATGATCAGAGAACAAGTGGAAAATGTGTTATTGGTGGCTTTAAGATGTACAAAATGGGAAGCAACAAGAAGGCCATCGATGAGAGAGGTTGTAAAGTGTCTTGAAGATACAAAATCTTCATTCAAAAGCATCggataa
- the LOC111907422 gene encoding uncharacterized protein LOC111907422 produces the protein MPQGDYIELHRKRNGYRHDHFERKRKKEAREVHKRSQTAQKALGIKGKMFAKKRYAEKAQMKKTLAMHEESSSRRKVDDDVQEGAVPAYLLDRETTTRAKILSNTVKQKRKEKAGKWDVPLPKVRPVAEDEMFKVIRTGKRKTKQWKRMITKVTFVGQGFTRKPPKYERFIRPTGLRFTKAHVTHPELKCTFNLEMIGVKKNPNGPMYTSLGVVTKGTIIEVNVSELGLVTPAGKVVWGKYAQVTNNPENDGCINAVLLV, from the exons ATG CCTCAAGGAGATTACATAGAGCTTCACAGGAAGAGAAATGGCTATCGCCATGATCACTTCGAGAGGAAGCGGAAGAAGGAAGCGCGTGAAGTTCACAAGCGCTCCCAAACTGCTCAAAAG GCTTTAGGAATCAAGGGTAAGATGTTTGCCAAGAAACGATATGCAGAAAAGGCTCAAATGAAGAAGAC ATTGGCTATGCACGAAGAATCATCAAGTAGACGCAAGGTGGATGATGATGTTCAGGAAGGTGCTGTTCCTGCCTATCTTCTTGATCGTGAGACCACAACACGTGCAAAG ATTCTTAGCAACACAGTAAAACAAAAAAGAAAGGAGAAAGCAGGGAAGTGGGACGTGCCTTTACCCAAGGTAAGACCCGTGGCTGAAGATGAGATGTTCAAAGTGATCAGAACTGGGAAAAGGAAAA CGAAACAATGGAAGAGGATGATCACAAAAGTGACATTTGTAGGACAAGGTTTCACAAGAAAGCCACCAAAGTATGAGAGATTTATTCGTCCAACTGGTTTAAGGTTCACAAAAGCCCATGTGACACATCCTGAACTGAAGTGCACTTTCAATCTTGAAATGATTGGTGTCAAGAAGAATCCTAATGGTCCAATGTATACGTCACTTGGTGTTGTCACTAAAGGAACCATAATTGAG GTGAATGTGAGTGAATTAGGTCTGGTGACACCAGCTGGGAAAGTAGTATGGG GGAAATATGCTCAAGTGACGAATAATCCTGAGAATGATGGATGCATTAATGCGGTTTTGCTTGTGTAG